acaCTCTttcactaaaaaaaaaaattattaaatataaattaaataattaaataaccACATaagaataaacaaaaaaaaattatagagagaaaaaatataatgttataaaaatttaattatcaTGACATCCTTgctttatatgaataaaattcACGAAATATTAAATTGAATTTAATATCAAGAaaccatatatttattgatttaataattttgtgtattgtagttttttattcatttttttttttctacgataacgtaaaattaaataaataattaacatAATTAAAACTATAATCAGTATAGCAGTCACGGAGTAAGCAATTGCAATGTACGAATTGTAACTTGTATTATTTGCTAAGGCTATTCCAGCTTCTTCGGTAGTTTTAGAAACTTTACCAGCTGCTTCTGCAGCGTCTACAGCCATTTGAGAAAAGGTTTTAACAGGACATCCATCAGGTTCATTAGCTATACCTTCCATGGCCTGACAAAATAAAGATCCCTTAGCAGCCTCAACGTCATCACACATATTATATGCTTTAGTTACAATAGCAATAAGATCCATGGGTTGATCATAAGTTGTTGGAGTAACCATTGCAGACCAttttaaataagaaaaatcacttagttcatatattttttctaatcCTTTAAGGGCTGATTTGATACCTGCATCAATACCCTTTTGAGCTGCAGCAACCAAAGCAGCTTTTGTCCATTCATTTACAGCAATTGCACCAAATATTCCAACACCTGCTGCAACACCTCCTAACCCAAACCCACACCTAAGACAAACTTTTTCTACTTTTTCTGCTAATGATTTGTCCATTCTATCTTTTTCAATAATTTcttgtatatttttgtcaCGTTGTTCTTTACGTTTTTGGCGTTTACCTTTCATACGTTCTTCGTATTCTTCAAAACGTTGTGATGTTTGTCGATCGAAAGTTTCCTTCACTGATTTCATCTCCGcatcattatcataaatTGACGATCGGATGTCACATTCGCTTAATACTCGTGATGTATATCTTGGTGTATGACGTTGTGTGATGGatggtttatttttattattatttgccTATAAAGaaggtaatatatatatatatatatatatttgttataaattggtatattgtatatttatataaataataaaactttacatatatatatacaataataataattttctttattcatatatatgatgatgttactaatatatttaatggaaagaaaaataataatattttagtgTAGTTCAGTTTCATATTTAATGTGatacttatattattttatgattaaaattataactaAATCACATAATATActtaattttgttttattaaaagaattacatatatttaatgcacaatattattatagacGTTTACtataatacataattatttttcccattatataaaaatatatttttttactgcAACCATATTTTTCCCATTTATtcacaacaaaaaaaaaaaaataaaaaataataaataggaagaaaaaaataaataatatagtaaaaatatttccatattttttataaattcccATCTTAATTTCTAACAAAAcctaattttatatcatacgataaattataatattaattttattttaatatatatgtatataataaataaaactatAGTTACAAATAAATAGTTTTTCgatgtaaataaaataaaaatgtgtagagtattaatttttaaaggtATACAATAAGTATATAAGAACTTATTACAACATAAAATTGGCattatttcaattttataaaacaattatagaataaacattttgtatcataatataagaaataagtATTTTTCAAACTAATAGTAATTGTATTTCTTTTAggttttgttattatttttttttgttcttctaAAAATTGTTGCATGTTATAACTTTCTCTCTAATTTATCTACGTAGTTGCAAaggttaatattattatttttattaaaatatttgaacttattttaaaaaaatattaattattaaattatttaattatataattatcacaaaaaaatatttttaatatttattattattagaaaagaaaattcaaaaaaaggaaaaaaaaaaaaaaccctTAACGAAAtgagaaattatatataccattACACAATACATTGTATTGTTTTAGGTCGTGTTTTatcttatacatatatattctatttataataataataattattatatatatatatatatatatatatatatatttcttaaaataatCATAGTATATTACAATTTATCATACattaattgtattattacatgtagcatcaaaattattaattactatatattttaataattatattattattatatattaaataagtaACACAATGTTATACAtattaccaaaaaaaaaaaaaaaaacgagttatttatttttaatttatacataatttataattataaaaaaaaaaattcttaatatttctaaaaataaaattatttcctatgatgatgatagtaCATATgagtacaaaaaaaaaaaaaaaaaaaaaaaaattaataactaGAACAAAATGAGTAagtaagaacaaaaaaagaacaaggaaaatataaaacattaaaatattGCTACAATAGCATGAATCTtatacgtatatatatatatatattttttaaaaacactTTTTAGCAATATGTGTAATAAATAACCGATGAATGAATTTCATAAATTAATAGATACATTAATactattaaaatttaattttgaaATTGTTGAAGAATACTCacgaataattatatattataatatattttatatttgtgttATTAGTTATTACTTTATATACGAACTAATATAAagcatttaataaatatatgttatattaagtttttataaaatagagtaatactatacatatatatatatatatatatatattttcccaTATAACAGTATAATTgacattcatatatatttagtttACATATCTAATCtttgtgtattttttatcCTTTCTGTAAATATTGTCTTATGttcattaaataaatcaTTTGGTAATGTATCATAATactttataaaaacataaatacaATTTATCATTTCATCAATTGATTTTCCATGTTTAactaatttataaaaattaagtgTATGTTCAATATCTGTAGATAATAGTGCCACTCCAATATCATGCATTGATGTATACAATGtagattatttaatatttcaacATATAGGTTTTTTACCCCCTAAAATGGTgataacatttatatttataagtaaataatcttctatataatatgataaattccttcatcctttttttcacttttatcatatatgattatactctgaagaaaaaaaaaatataattaatataaaaagtaaaatgaatgtcgtattaatatataataatttatgtattcaaataaaatacaaaaaatatatacttaatatacatatgtgttatttacaaaaattgatactacaaatattaatatgattattatatattgttttatagaaataagttatattttaaataaaaattaaagcgTATCTAATAACCATCACAACTAAATAACTATTATTATGCTATGAATTTcgttttacatattttatataatttttatttacataatacatatatatatgtgcgttattatatatatatatatattacgataaaatcataaaaaaatttaacaaaaaatattttagaaaaatccatttatatcttttgtggttagtattatttataccttcctgttttatttattcacgttttataaaattgaCGTATTGTTAATAAGTAGTTGTATATtatgaattataaaataatataattgctataattataataatcattatcataataattatcatcgtTTTATTATGACAGTTTTACcttcatataaaattttcaaaCGAATTTTCATTTAGACATATTCGAAAAacctattataatattttattgtcttattatttgatacttgttactatacatatatagaTTAATAATTAACTATATCATATCAataaacatttataatatcaatGGTGCTACCACCATGTTAACAATACATGCATCACTATATAAATGATTTCAATgcaattataaattatttttaattgtgatataaattttttcatattttagtaaaatatatattcgaTAGTTTATAGACAGGCATTTCGATATTTATGTTTCGTTAAAATggttattttgttttttaataaaatatatatataatctataATTTATGAAAAGACATTAAAAGGTAAAACTATAAATGATTAGATTTTAAAATAAGTTTACTCTAAATATATGGCACCATTTATCACTGGAAAAATAcggaatttttatatacttaggtattttttcattaccattattattatatatatgtaaaattgaCATAAAAGTATAAACTAATTGGACgaaaaattgtatatatatatatatatatatattaatatttattattattattattattattattattataacaaataCTATAAGTTAGAATTTagagtatatatatttatttggtgctttataattgttatagaactatatataatcataatataatatattattatattaacatttaatattatatatatgtaattattccatgctatatataaataaaattaaaattaagatgtgttaacaaaattattcatttaaaatatgtaaggatgttttgtttattatatataatgttaaagAAAGATCCTTTCTTATATAaaccaatatatttttttttatcattatttataatatattttttacattatatatttatatatgtttttatttatatatttttttttattatacatactataattattataagaaataGCTACCATTTTAGAAACAATGTGCgaactttatatatttattattagtaattgaacataacaaaaaaatatttttttttttattgtatttattattatattatataaagtggtatatttcttttcaatatatatataataacaattaatataattttttaatttaaatttatatatctatattgtTACAACTAATcctacaattattatatcaatatattctaaaatagtatatttaccattttaatatttaatataatacatatattaacaaaatgGTGCAATAATTTCTATATTGTCAATAGaatatttgtataacatataaaactAAACAGAACTATACAatagtattttattatgttaatactttcttttttcttaaatttctttttaatattaaatataaatatttttttaatagaatataattttaaaaatatatttatttatatatttatttatatttacataattttaGATACATTAGAGAGAAAGGTATAACATGCGATAAATTTTAGAAgaattacataaaaataaaattattaaaatgtatttgttttaattactattaaaatgtatattttgtttgttttacgtttaataacaaatattatgatatacaataatacttatattatatcaatatTCTTAACATATATGTTGCAATATTAATTTCTTATGCATGTTCTACCaaattgtatattatatgtgaTATACACCTTCAACAACTATTAGTTTAcacatatgtacatatattacaacaaaaaaaatataagttgTATTGTTACTATATGGCAACgtatttttgaaaatataaaaaaacattataattgtaatttatcgtatgatataaaattaaattttattaaaaattaaaattataaaaaatgtgatatattttcttatattattttttcattatttttattttaatataattttttttttttttttttgttttaaataaaaaagcaaACATGGTTCcagaaaaaaagtatattggtataatgggaaaataattattaattatattgaataaattataataatattttaggttaaatatatttaatttatttacaaaataaaataagttattatatatgaattattttttataattttaagcgtaaattattataaatataacaataaaaatgaaagtccattatattaatatattattgtttacacttccattaaatatattggtaaCATTATATCATGTATTAatcaattattaataaatgtatatatattgttttattatttatgtaaatatactatatacatatttattacaaatatatataatcataaattataactaaacattacatacatatatactcTTTTATAGGTAAATGGTCAAGGGCACTATAGTAGCACTAAACATCCTATATCAAGCACAAAATCCTCAAAATACCATAGATCATTATGCGAATGCGAAATATATACGTCCATTTATGATAACGATCcggaaatgaaaaaagtaaTGCAAGATTTCGATCAACAAACCTCACAACGATTACGCGAATATGACGAACGTTTGATAAAAAACAGACAAAAATGTAAAGATCAATGTGATAAAGATATTcagaaaattattttaaaagataaaattgaaaaagaattaaCAAAACAATTGGAGGCATTAGAAGTTGATATAACTACGGAGGATATACCCGCTTGTGTTTGCAAAAAGTCCGTAGAAGACAAAGTGGGGAAAAATTGTTTGAAATGCGGAGGAATATTAGGTGGTGGTATTCCAGGATTGGGGGTTTTAGGAGCTTATGCTGTAAATAGTATGGTACAAGTTGCTATGGATGCTGCTAAGAAAGCGGCTATAGCTGAAGGTGCTGAAGCCGGTATTGCTGAAGGTATTAAGGTAGCCATTCAAGGAGTACCAAAAAAATTCTTATTATACACTTTAAATGGTAAAGAATTACAAGCAGTTATTAATGCAAATAATTTTCAGAatccttcttttttttatggtGAAATCATGGCGGAATATGTTTCATGGAAAAAATCTGATATGGTTAACTCTTATggtcttttttcttttattgaAGAAAGCTGTGAAAATAATCCCGATAAGATTATGAAATTCATATTAGCAAACTCAAATGATATTGCAAAAGATGCTGGTAAAGCAGCTACCAAAATGACTACTCAAACTACTGAAGCTCTTACACTGAAGAAGACTGCTGAGGCAACAAGTACATCAGCTATTTTTTCTAATCCTATAGTTATTAGCTTTATTGTACTAGTAATTATAGTTCTTAtacttttaattatttatttaattttacgaTATcgaagaaaaaggaaaatgaagaaaaaactccaatatttaaaattattaaaagaataaataatagtGTCCAGCTATTAAAACTAATTTCATGTATTATGTATTTAGTATTTAATATACATTGATcttctaataataatttttattaaatattagaTTTTTGTAtcttattttcttatatttttttaatattatatgattattcaattattataattttacatattttttttttttacatcatgatattacatatataaatatatatatgtttaattttaatatattagataAAACCTTAACTAactatataattatcaatTTTCTCATACGTAATTTTATATAGTGAAAtattctatataatataaatttttttattattcatattatacgAATATATTCTCTAcattacaattatatatatatatatatatatatatatatatatatataataaatattaataaaacataaaaataatataaaatgtaaactGAAAAGGTATTcctataatataaaaattcttttatttttatttttattataatatataatatatattttattttaagatAATGTGCAATATAAagtagtattattatttatactttttatttcaccatctaataaaataaagggatatatcattatttcaCGTTAAATCctattaaaatatgatatatgtacataattaCTAAAAACAGACgacaagaaaaatatattgtatatactgagcaaaaaataaatatatctcggtatatttataatagaaTAATAAATGTTCACATAATTTTTCCTTATGTATAACTTTGAAAACTCCACCGTGttttatgaaataaatatatttcctttaaaataaataaataaatatatatatatatatatatatatatatattcaaatgtaaatgtttttttctttctttactattctaatatatataattaatataataggAAATCTAAAacagtatataaatattaataacgtgtaaaatattaaaaacaaatatatatataatttattttttctatttatatatatatgattataaagaatttattaatattactattattatttttagttTTTTCATTGTTTCATTTACATAATAGTAACAATTAATATAAGATTATTTTTGAAAAGTACAATTTTAAGAAAACTTTTATTATAGGGTAATCgtactattatttttttatattttgtacaaataatatatgatatttcgtattatataaatacaatagataaatatataatattttacaacacataaattataaataaaatataattatattatttatatttatatttatacacagCAATATAAAATTCACTATGTCACTGTGTCGTATCTTTGGAAAATCTTTTAAATTGtattattgtaataataatatatttctaatttttttcaagaattttatattattattaactaATATGTAATTgctttaaatattatattatgtatatatttatatgatattatttataaaatataatagcataattaaataacataaaataatagataCAATAGAGAGAATTTTCTAACACAGAATAACGCTTAGaaacaaaaatgaaataaaccaaaaagaaaaaatataaatattaatatacacataaaaagGATATTATACCATtcattttaaaagataatattatgttttattaattacAAGGAAATTTATTGTTAGTTCcacaattataattatattagaatatattttaggttatttatttgataaaaCTAATAAGggctattattatatatatgtgaattaAACCCATAATAACTATTGTTCtacacatttatttttatagtaacaatctataatatatataaacaaaattttataaaaaatacttGAACGttaatttatcataattcctatatttatataaaacagaATTACTttaagaaaaacaaaaaaaaaaaaaaatgacataaaaaataatataaaataaaaaatatattttttatttattttatatcatatttctatttttttaaatattagaTGAATATtctcataaaataaattataagaatGACGAAACTATAAGGTTATTATATcatgaaaatataagaatattttctcttatcaatttattatttaaattatatatttgaaaataaaatacataatttaatataaattaaattaatacaatttgaaatataaaatattatttttttaaattaaaaatgaagatgtaTTATCTTAAAATGTTATTGTTtacctttttaataaatacattagTGTTACCACATTatgtatgtaaaaaaatacatatatgctagaataacataaatatataataaaataattattgcATTTCCAatgtatattcatttatcgtttttgttttttaggaaaatcataaaaataaccATTATAATGTAAGCCTCATACAAAACAACACACAAAGAACAACGATAAATTCACGATTATTAGCACaaacacaaaataaaaatccaCATTATCATAATGACCCAGAactaaaagaaataattgaCAAATTGAACGAGGAagcaataaaaaaataccaaCAAACTCATGATCCATATGAACAATTGAAAGATGTAgtagaaaaaaatggaaCAAAACATGTAGGTGGACATGTTTCTGAACCTATGTCAACGatagaaaaagaattattggAAACATATGAAGACGTTTTTGGTGACAAAAATCATGTTATGTTAAAATCGGGTAGGTACCCAAATGATGATGACAAATCAGATGATTCATCTTCATGTGAATGTACTGATGTTAATAATACGAAAttagaaaaaacaaaaggaaAAGATAAGTATTTAAAACACTTAAAACACAGATGTATAGGTGGAATATGTTCTTGCTCCGTTGGTAGTGCGTTCCTTACAATTTTAGGTTGTGCATTTGCAAAATCTGCTGCCCTTACTGCCTTTGCTTCTTCAGAAAGCACTAAAACTTGTATATCCTCTGTtgcaatatataatttatttcagAATTCAACTATGCTTTCAGCTCTTAAAACAGTTGGTGGAACCTGTGCAAATGGTGCTCCTGATATAGCAGGAACTGTTTCAACGCTTGCTAGCGCCGCATTTCCCCCTTATGGTATTGCGGCCTTGGTTCTACTTATATTAGCTGTTGcacttataatattatatatatggttgTATAGAAGGAGAAAAAATTCATGGAAACATGAATGCAAGAAACATTTATgtagataatatatttttaaaaaaattaagaattTTACATCTccattgtttatatattatattttataataattgatTTCTTTACACATgatatacaattatataaattaaaaattttatttcatatcttttatcattcatatattataatattaatcccTAACTTTTATAAGAgatatttgttctttttatgatgattttatataataaaagactttatttcaattttttatcttttatattaataacattcatatttttaaatatgaaatataagaatatttattttttcaattatTGGTTATAAACGTCTCTTGcttaattaaatttatttttgcttaaaaaaatttttacaagtatataattatgaaaaaaaaaaataataaaaaattttttattcatatattcataaattaatatttttcaatgataaattataagaagtgataattgtttttttttttttcattttattatttcaacaaaatatattctacaatatattttttattaccttcttatatatcatatatataatttcatatatatatatatatatcactaaatatataatatatttataatttattttcacgtttaaagtaataaaatgatttattgttatatgataatatttttcttaatttataAGTGAAAAACAAACgttcattttaattatataataataaagtaacaataattttaaaagaattaagTTATACATtatgaaagaaaaattatattattattattataaaataaaattccttttaatttcattttaagtgaaattatatttatacacaaactttaaatttatatttattacatttcattataattatgtataacattaatgtatataaacatatttctatatatacttatacatataattctAGATTAGAgaagaaatattttacaatttAGGTATATAAGGATAATTAGATTTGTGTAAAAAGTAATTTTATCTATCAATGGATAATAAATgcttttttgtaaaattaaaatcaaactaaatatatatttcttctttaaaaGAGGTGCACTATATAATgtgattataattatatttttgttttttataatatctagttacttaaaataatttttatacaaaaaaacaaTGAAAGTTAACTTTTTTACTATTATTCATCTGatataaaaaggatatattaattatataaaaatggaaatatatatatatataatgaataaattaaatccatgataatgttaaaaaaattataacatccttaataatattttaattttcttattttctaaaaaaaaaaaaaaaaaaaaaaaaaaaaaaacatttaattaatattacaataatatataataaattataatgttattaaataaatttatttatgtttgatattattctaatataacatttattaatatatttagttgttttcataatataaaaaaaaaagtcataattaaatttttgtaataaaaatattaaacttatagtgtaaaatatatattcctacacaaaaacaaaatataaaattaatatattaaaataaaaaagataaaatgtCTTGTAATTATATCAAATTATCTTTGTTCTCTATTGTactatgtatttttataattacacATAAggttagaaaaaaaaaaaaaaaaataataataataataaaatcaattcaaataaaataaaatcaattcaaataaaataaaatcaattcaaataaaataaaatcaattcaaataaaataaaatcaatgtacatatataattaataatatatatatatatataaattcaataatatatatatttatatatttatttattattttctttattttatagtTATGTCTTGAAAAAATACCtcataataaaagaaatacgGTTGATATTTTAAATGCAAGACATAAGAGATTACTATCCGAATCAGAAGacgaatatatatttaagacACATTCGGGAGAAAATTCATCGACACAACCAATAGATAATAAATCACATGAAAATATTACAGAATATCATAAAACATCATCTTCATTCAGATTAAATGAGGAATATCCACAAAATCATAATTATGAATCAGAACAAATAAAATgggaaaatgaaaaaaataataaattattgttACAGAAATTACGTAAGAAATCACATTacagaaatattaaaataatttttataacagCTTTATCTATGATGGAATTCCCAGTTCTTCCGATGCTTTATATCAAAtattacatacataaatagaaagaaaaaatgatgaatagAGATCAAATCTATATAtcagataaaaatatagacagcattaatgaaaataaaaaaaaaaaagaaaaaaaaaagaaaaagaaaaacttatattatattcatacaaataataatagatatATCCTCTTCCACTaagttttaaataatatttttaacatatatgtatCGTATACAACAATTCAGAAAAAAATATCCATATAAT
This sequence is a window from Plasmodium falciparum 3D7 genome assembly, chromosome: 2. Protein-coding genes within it:
- a CDS encoding rifin → MKVHYINILLFTLPLNILVNGQGHYSSTKHPISSTKSSKYHRSLCECEIYTSIYDNDPEMKKVMQDFDQQTSQRLREYDERLIKNRQKCKDQCDKDIQKIILKDKIEKELTKQLEALEVDITTEDIPACVCKKSVEDKVGKNCLKCGGILGGGIPGLGVLGAYAVNSMVQVAMDAAKKAAIAEGAEAGIAEGIKVAIQGVPKKFLLYTLNGKELQAVINANNFQNPSFFYGEIMAEYVSWKKSDMVNSYGLFSFIEESCENNPDKIMKFILANSNDIAKDAGKAATKMTTQTTEALTLKKTAEATSTSAIFSNPIVISFIVLVIIVLILLIIYLILRYRRKRKMKKKLQYLKLLKE
- a CDS encoding stevor — encoded protein: MKMYYLKMLLFTFLINTLVLPHYENHKNNHYNVSLIQNNTQRTTINSRLLAQTQNKNPHYHNDPELKEIIDKLNEEAIKKYQQTHDPYEQLKDVVEKNGTKHVGGHVSEPMSTIEKELLETYEDVFGDKNHVMLKSGRYPNDDDKSDDSSSCECTDVNNTKLEKTKGKDKYLKHLKHRCIGGICSCSVGSAFLTILGCAFAKSAALTAFASSESTKTCISSVAIYNLFQNSTMLSALKTVGGTCANGAPDIAGTVSTLASAAFPPYGIAALVLLILAVALIILYIWLYRRRKNSWKHECKKHLCR
- a CDS encoding rifin, producing the protein MKLNYTKILLFFFPLNILANNNKNKPSITQRHTPRYTSRVLSECDIRSSIYDNDAEMKSVKETFDRQTSQRFEEYEERMKGKRQKRKEQRDKNIQEIIEKDRMDKSLAEKVEKVCLRCGFGLGGVAAGVGIFGAIAVNEWTKAALVAAAQKGIDAGIKSALKGLEKIYELSDFSYLKWSAMVTPTTYDQPMDLIAIVTKAYNMCDDVEAAKGSLFCQAMEGIANEPDGCPVKTFSQMAVDAAEAAGKVSKTTEEAGIALANNTSYNSYIAIAYSVTAILIIVLIMLIIYLILRYRRKKKMNKKLQYTKLLNQ